Proteins co-encoded in one Polyangiaceae bacterium genomic window:
- a CDS encoding HAMP domain-containing sensor histidine kinase translates to MHRRLFVLFATSIVATVVLVSASFWLLAPRASSFSENVGRVQRYVGGRFAAVWDDEAARSSLAEEAARELEVRIVLEDARGSELSRHGPSCAGRDYLTPVMRGGETLGTVRVCVPPRHGHGAAGILLLLFLTTACLWVFTGLIARRLVRPLDHLVGLARAYGEGDLAKRSNMSTEHDGEFGVLGETLDEMAARVQRQLDEQRELLAVVSHEIRSPLARLRVHLGMLEEQGVAPDAVAKMTREAVEMDQLVGDLLASARLDFSATEPRQLDLVALLEECLGRQGLDKQLLETSVRELELSGDPTLLARAVDNLLENAQVHAGGVQKVVLQCGAETCEVAVHDGGPGLPEEFAKVAFDSFVRGQRGHGSSLGLGLSLVRRVAAAHGGVCWAKARPEGGAEVGFSLSRQGRPEPSEN, encoded by the coding sequence TTGCATCGCCGACTGTTCGTGCTGTTTGCGACTTCCATCGTGGCCACGGTCGTCTTGGTGTCGGCGAGCTTCTGGTTGCTCGCGCCCCGCGCGTCGAGCTTCAGCGAGAACGTCGGCCGGGTCCAGCGCTACGTCGGGGGGCGATTCGCTGCGGTCTGGGACGACGAGGCCGCGCGTTCGAGCCTCGCAGAAGAGGCAGCCCGGGAGTTGGAGGTGCGTATCGTGTTGGAAGATGCGCGAGGCAGTGAGCTGTCGCGGCACGGACCCAGCTGCGCGGGCCGTGACTACCTGACTCCGGTCATGCGCGGTGGAGAGACCTTGGGCACCGTTCGTGTGTGCGTCCCGCCTCGACATGGTCACGGGGCTGCCGGGATCTTGCTGCTGCTCTTCCTCACCACCGCTTGCCTCTGGGTCTTCACCGGCCTCATCGCTCGTCGCCTGGTGCGACCTTTGGATCACTTGGTGGGCTTGGCACGAGCCTATGGCGAAGGCGACTTGGCAAAACGCTCCAACATGAGCACGGAGCACGACGGTGAGTTTGGCGTACTGGGCGAGACCCTCGACGAGATGGCGGCGCGCGTCCAACGCCAGCTGGACGAACAACGTGAACTCCTGGCCGTCGTCAGCCACGAAATCCGCTCTCCCCTGGCGCGACTGCGCGTGCATCTGGGCATGTTGGAGGAGCAGGGGGTCGCGCCGGATGCGGTCGCAAAGATGACCCGCGAGGCAGTGGAGATGGATCAGCTGGTGGGCGATCTGCTCGCCAGTGCACGCCTGGATTTCTCCGCCACCGAGCCGAGACAGCTCGATCTCGTGGCCCTGCTCGAAGAGTGCTTGGGGCGGCAAGGCCTCGACAAGCAGTTGCTCGAAACGTCCGTCCGGGAGCTGGAGCTGAGTGGAGACCCGACGCTCCTGGCTCGCGCCGTCGACAACCTCTTGGAGAATGCCCAGGTTCACGCTGGGGGAGTGCAGAAGGTCGTACTGCAGTGCGGCGCCGAGACGTGCGAAGTGGCGGTCCATGACGGCGGCCCCGGACTGCCCGAGGAGTTTGCGAAGGTCGCCTTCGATTCCTTCGTGCGTGGCCAACGTGGCCACGGATCCTCCCTGGGCTTGGGTTTGTCCCTGGTTCGGCGAGTCGCTGCCGCGCACGGGGGCGTCTGTTGGGCCAAGGCGCGACCCGAGGGCGGGGCGGAAGTGGGCTTCAGTCTCTCGCGGCAAGGACGACCCGAGCCAAGCGAAAATTGA
- a CDS encoding periplasmic heavy metal sensor: MLGFLFGTACLLGFFYHLRRPEGGPGCRGPHAGHRAGRHWVSFLSRRIDATPAQEKVMRDAATEVRERVSALRGELRDIRGSVANEFRGEHLDPDWLVSELGRVDDALHELRRVVAGRLVELHASLDPDQRRMLADTLERGPRHRWRGPYRTADGGAS; this comes from the coding sequence ATGCTGGGTTTTTTGTTTGGTACCGCGTGTTTGCTGGGGTTTTTCTACCATCTACGCCGCCCCGAGGGCGGGCCGGGTTGCCGCGGTCCCCACGCGGGACATCGCGCGGGTCGGCACTGGGTGTCGTTCCTGTCGCGTCGCATCGACGCGACCCCGGCACAGGAAAAGGTGATGCGAGATGCCGCGACCGAGGTGCGTGAGCGCGTCAGCGCGCTGCGGGGGGAACTGCGCGACATTCGCGGTAGTGTCGCGAACGAGTTCCGCGGCGAGCACCTCGACCCGGACTGGCTGGTCTCGGAGCTCGGTCGTGTGGACGACGCCCTGCATGAGCTGCGCCGCGTCGTCGCTGGCCGCCTGGTAGAGCTGCATGCGTCCCTGGATCCCGATCAACGCCGCATGCTGGCGGACACCCTCGAGCGCGGCCCACGACACCGTTGGCGTGGCCCCTATCGTACTGCCGATGGAGGTGCGTCGTGA
- a CDS encoding peptide chain release factor 3, which yields MTALSPRVARRRTFAIISHPDAGKTTLTEKLLLFGGAIQLAGAVKARGEQRRAHSDWMKVERERGISVTVSAMTFDFADHTFNLLDTPGHQDFSEDTYRTLTAVDSAVMVLDAAKGIEAQTLKLFEVCRLRDVPILTFVNKLDRDGRDPFELMSEIEDKLALDVTPVTWPVGMGRDFRGCYDLLHDRLILTEKGQRRVDAEVVKLDGVDDPRLEQHLPENAVRQLREEVEMARGLCPPLKLEDYLAGHLTPVFFGSAITNFGVRELLEGLAEYAPPPRPQKAAERVVDPDDPKVTGFVFKIQANMDPKHRDRIAFVRLCSGHFRRGMKLLHVSSGKTLNVHNPLLFLAQDRELAEEAFPGDIIGLPNHGQLRIGDTLTEGEALHFTGIPSFAPELLQSVRPKDPLKAKHLARALLQLAEEGAASILKPMLGSHYVVGVVGSLQFDVLADRIRTEYDVNVIFESVSLYAARWVEGDYKTLERFSQENRASLAEDHTGAPVFLARNAWHLETTQKEWPEVRFLKTKEQTH from the coding sequence ATGACTGCCCTCTCACCCCGCGTCGCCCGTCGCCGCACCTTCGCCATCATCAGCCACCCCGATGCGGGCAAGACCACCCTGACGGAGAAGCTGTTGCTGTTCGGCGGGGCCATTCAGCTCGCCGGCGCCGTCAAAGCGCGCGGCGAGCAGCGACGAGCCCACTCCGACTGGATGAAAGTAGAGCGCGAACGCGGAATCAGCGTGACCGTGAGCGCCATGACTTTCGACTTTGCGGACCACACCTTCAACCTCTTGGACACGCCGGGCCATCAAGACTTCAGTGAAGACACCTACCGCACGCTGACGGCGGTCGACTCCGCGGTCATGGTGCTGGACGCTGCCAAGGGCATCGAGGCGCAGACTCTGAAGCTGTTCGAGGTTTGCCGCTTGCGCGACGTTCCGATTCTGACGTTCGTGAACAAGTTGGATCGCGACGGCCGTGACCCCTTCGAGTTGATGAGCGAGATCGAAGACAAGCTGGCCCTGGACGTCACGCCGGTGACCTGGCCCGTCGGCATGGGTCGCGATTTCCGTGGCTGTTACGACCTGCTCCACGACCGCCTGATCTTGACGGAGAAGGGCCAGCGGCGCGTCGATGCCGAAGTCGTGAAGCTCGACGGAGTGGACGACCCCCGGCTCGAGCAGCACTTGCCCGAGAACGCCGTGCGACAACTCCGCGAAGAAGTGGAGATGGCACGCGGTTTGTGTCCGCCCCTGAAGCTCGAGGACTACCTGGCGGGACACCTGACCCCGGTCTTCTTTGGCAGCGCCATCACCAATTTCGGCGTGCGCGAACTGCTAGAGGGGTTGGCAGAGTACGCGCCCCCTCCCCGCCCACAAAAGGCCGCCGAGCGCGTCGTCGACCCGGACGACCCCAAGGTCACTGGCTTCGTGTTCAAGATCCAGGCGAACATGGACCCGAAGCACCGAGACCGCATCGCCTTCGTGCGTCTGTGTTCAGGGCACTTCCGTCGGGGAATGAAGTTGCTGCACGTTTCGAGCGGAAAAACGCTCAACGTGCACAACCCACTACTCTTCTTGGCACAAGATCGTGAGCTTGCAGAAGAGGCGTTCCCCGGCGACATCATCGGCCTGCCGAACCACGGCCAGTTGCGCATTGGCGACACGCTCACGGAGGGTGAGGCTCTGCACTTCACGGGCATTCCGTCCTTCGCGCCGGAGCTACTGCAGAGCGTGCGACCCAAAGATCCGCTCAAGGCGAAGCACTTGGCGCGCGCCTTGCTCCAACTCGCCGAAGAGGGGGCTGCCAGTATCCTGAAGCCCATGCTGGGTTCGCACTACGTGGTGGGCGTAGTGGGGTCCCTTCAGTTCGACGTGCTCGCGGACCGCATCCGAACCGAGTACGACGTCAATGTGATCTTCGAGAGCGTCAGCTTGTACGCGGCGCGCTGGGTGGAAGGGGACTACAAGACCCTCGAACGCTTCAGTCAGGAGAACCGCGCCAGCTTGGCAGAAGACCACACGGGTGCTCCCGTCTTTCTTGCGCGTAACGCTTGGCATCTGGAGACGACGCAGAAGGAATGGCCCGAGGTGCGCTTTCTCAAGACGAAAGAGCAGACGCACTAG
- a CDS encoding serine/threonine-protein kinase, whose product MTNMGASKGAAAGGGAEHAPGATAGHARYAPGSIIDDKYVLVSKRGEGGMGTVWVAHNSVLDVRCAIKVMELGGEEASRAAARRVLDEARAAAKIGHASIIRVLDYGETEFGDPFIAMELLEGEDLAQVLDQRATLPPVQTVQMLLPIAHALASAHAKGIVHRDVKPENIFLAKDEVSTTLPKLLDFGVVRIVNNPRKLTMDGAVVGTPDYMSPEQARGRPTTGQTDLWSFCVVVYETIAGRRPFVGDNYNALMRSIIEDTPPTLADLGVADATLSQIVQRGLVKPVEQRWASMRELGEELALWLTDQGQTEDITGASLRRTWLAETDSQRLDLPPDVRAAALSGVSPAVPAAPSAPDLIAIAEMNKGGDPEELLRQADRRRNIAIAVGLVFAVMVFTLAVLIGTGIIEI is encoded by the coding sequence ATGACCAACATGGGCGCCAGCAAGGGAGCCGCCGCTGGCGGCGGCGCCGAGCACGCGCCTGGGGCCACAGCCGGCCACGCCCGCTATGCGCCTGGGAGCATCATCGACGACAAGTACGTCCTGGTCAGCAAGCGCGGCGAAGGGGGCATGGGCACCGTCTGGGTCGCACACAACTCCGTTTTGGACGTGCGCTGCGCGATCAAGGTCATGGAACTCGGGGGAGAAGAGGCTTCGCGCGCGGCAGCGCGACGCGTGCTGGACGAGGCGCGTGCGGCGGCCAAGATTGGCCACGCTTCCATCATTCGCGTCCTGGACTACGGCGAGACGGAGTTCGGCGATCCCTTCATCGCCATGGAGCTGCTGGAAGGCGAGGACCTGGCTCAGGTCCTGGACCAACGCGCCACCTTGCCCCCGGTCCAGACTGTGCAGATGCTGCTCCCCATCGCGCATGCACTCGCCTCGGCCCACGCGAAAGGCATCGTGCATCGCGACGTCAAGCCAGAGAACATCTTTCTCGCCAAGGACGAAGTCAGCACCACCCTGCCAAAACTGTTGGACTTTGGCGTGGTCCGCATCGTCAACAATCCGCGCAAGCTGACGATGGACGGCGCAGTGGTGGGAACCCCCGACTACATGTCGCCGGAGCAGGCCCGGGGCCGACCCACGACCGGACAAACGGATCTGTGGAGCTTCTGCGTGGTGGTCTACGAGACGATCGCTGGCAGGCGACCCTTTGTCGGCGACAACTACAACGCCTTGATGCGCTCGATCATCGAAGACACGCCGCCAACCTTGGCCGATTTGGGCGTGGCGGACGCGACGCTCTCACAGATCGTGCAGCGGGGACTGGTCAAGCCCGTGGAGCAGCGCTGGGCGAGCATGCGTGAGCTGGGTGAAGAGCTGGCGTTGTGGCTCACCGACCAGGGCCAAACCGAGGACATCACGGGCGCCTCTTTGCGTCGCACCTGGCTTGCGGAAACGGACAGCCAGCGCCTGGACTTGCCGCCCGACGTGCGTGCGGCAGCGCTTTCAGGCGTGAGCCCCGCGGTGCCGGCGGCGCCGAGCGCGCCTGACCTGATCGCCATCGCGGAGATGAACAAGGGCGGCGATCCGGAGGAGTTGCTGCGTCAGGCGGATCGGCGCCGCAATATCGCCATCGCCGTGGGCTTGGTCTTTGCCGTGATGGTATTCACGCTGGCGGTGCTGATCGGAACGGGCATCATCGAGATCTGA
- a CDS encoding serine/threonine-protein kinase: MELQSGDRVDRFTLEELLGEGGQGSVWRATDPLDASSPRALKLIPLALARGSALERARREAHALSRLEHPSLVACDGLFEDLKRGMMGLVMGFVKGTSLLSAQSDPRFSDAHAAAVLRHLANALAYLHGRGIVHRDIKFENVLIAESFYEQPDEAKHVVLVDLGIAIDTDPGTRLTREGGLVGTLSYLAPEALDPANFQGSTASPCVDVFAWGVLAARLLTGRHPTGLALSSTPFVFAEAYRKAKEGAALPVASVDGAWGTLLQDALSVDTKTRIADGTELALRVRDAAPPHRRLEAPEVAATVQAEPGAQPAHTAQDSAAYGQARSVVEPEAPPVGKESSGSLTKAMLLVTGLVIAGGGALYLANATWNGTPNRQPQPEPTAPTLVPSARPVAPPSAAPEPLQPRAQLLPGCTALCDCCSSGNDCGDAGCDATLAPETRVMLRLASVEHAKGVAWPATVTGRVCMTTSSDSAIPTAAPPPEWTCFPVRRTDDEAEGGGLETKVSTLATGQVRIAVQQRMDVDATAEVWSPMSDGVVKLGGPLQGAAFCRGVEPLPLDGAIQVPIGRLRLFVDSPDAPAPKRCPATEANP, translated from the coding sequence GTGGAACTCCAAAGCGGCGATCGAGTCGACCGCTTCACCCTCGAAGAGTTGCTCGGTGAAGGCGGACAGGGGTCGGTGTGGCGTGCAACGGACCCCCTTGACGCAAGCTCACCCCGCGCGCTGAAGCTCATCCCCTTGGCCTTGGCTCGCGGCAGCGCCTTGGAGCGCGCGCGGCGCGAGGCCCACGCCCTCTCCCGCCTGGAACATCCCTCCTTGGTTGCCTGCGACGGGCTGTTCGAGGATCTGAAGCGCGGCATGATGGGACTGGTCATGGGGTTCGTGAAGGGAACCTCGCTGCTCTCCGCACAAAGCGACCCCCGCTTCAGCGACGCCCACGCCGCTGCCGTCTTGCGCCACCTGGCCAACGCCCTCGCCTACCTACATGGGCGCGGCATCGTGCATCGCGACATCAAGTTCGAAAACGTTCTGATCGCCGAGTCATTCTACGAGCAACCCGACGAAGCCAAACACGTGGTGTTGGTGGATCTGGGGATCGCCATCGACACGGACCCGGGCACCCGACTCACTCGCGAAGGGGGCCTCGTGGGCACGCTCTCCTACTTGGCTCCGGAAGCACTGGACCCAGCCAATTTCCAGGGCAGCACCGCGTCTCCCTGCGTCGATGTCTTCGCCTGGGGCGTGCTGGCTGCTCGGCTGCTCACCGGCCGCCACCCAACGGGGCTGGCGCTGTCTTCCACGCCCTTCGTGTTCGCGGAAGCATATCGCAAAGCCAAGGAAGGAGCGGCGCTGCCCGTGGCCTCCGTCGACGGTGCGTGGGGGACTCTGCTGCAGGATGCGCTGTCGGTGGACACCAAGACGCGCATCGCGGATGGAACCGAACTCGCGCTGCGCGTCCGGGACGCAGCGCCGCCGCACCGGCGACTCGAGGCGCCCGAGGTCGCGGCCACGGTTCAAGCCGAGCCTGGCGCACAACCGGCGCACACGGCACAAGACTCGGCTGCCTACGGACAGGCGCGCTCGGTCGTCGAACCCGAGGCGCCCCCGGTCGGCAAAGAGTCCAGCGGAAGCCTGACGAAGGCGATGCTGTTGGTGACGGGGTTGGTGATTGCAGGAGGTGGCGCGTTGTATCTGGCCAACGCAACGTGGAACGGCACGCCCAATCGACAGCCCCAGCCCGAGCCCACCGCGCCGACGCTCGTTCCGAGTGCGCGCCCCGTCGCGCCGCCCAGCGCCGCGCCCGAACCACTTCAACCTCGCGCGCAGCTCTTGCCGGGCTGCACGGCGCTCTGCGACTGCTGCTCGTCGGGAAACGACTGCGGGGATGCAGGCTGCGACGCGACCCTCGCTCCCGAAACACGCGTCATGCTGCGCTTGGCGAGCGTCGAGCATGCCAAGGGAGTCGCGTGGCCCGCGACCGTGACCGGCCGAGTATGCATGACGACTTCGAGCGACAGCGCTATCCCCACCGCCGCTCCGCCCCCGGAGTGGACTTGTTTTCCGGTGCGGCGCACCGACGATGAAGCCGAGGGTGGCGGCCTCGAGACCAAGGTGTCGACCCTGGCCACGGGTCAGGTGCGCATCGCCGTGCAACAACGAATGGACGTGGACGCGACCGCCGAGGTGTGGTCGCCGATGTCCGACGGCGTGGTCAAGCTCGGCGGGCCCCTTCAGGGGGCGGCCTTCTGCCGCGGCGTCGAGCCCCTCCCCCTCGACGGCGCGATCCAAGTTCCAATCGGCCGGTTGCGACTCTTCGTGGACTCCCCGGACGCGCCAGCGCCCAAGCGTTGCCCCGCGACGGAAGCCAATCCCTGA
- a CDS encoding response regulator transcription factor: protein MTLRVLLIDDDVRLYEVLAQYLAQHDISVTHAADGARGLLALEQDVFDAVLLDIMMPGASGLDVLRKLRQRNTLPVIMLTARGDESDRVVGLELGADDYIHKPFSPRELVARLRAVLRRAQPEVSASQLSVSGVEVDVAARRVRVRGHEVELTALELDILVALMRRAGRVVPRGALLDEAGRSEIVGDRAVDVHISHLRKKLGDQAPIRTVRGVGYVFSREES from the coding sequence GTGACTCTGCGCGTGCTCTTGATCGACGACGATGTGCGACTGTACGAAGTGCTCGCGCAGTATCTGGCGCAGCACGACATCAGTGTGACGCACGCTGCGGATGGCGCGAGAGGGCTGCTGGCCCTTGAGCAGGACGTCTTCGACGCGGTGCTGCTCGACATCATGATGCCGGGGGCTAGCGGGCTGGACGTCCTGCGCAAGCTACGCCAACGCAATACGCTACCGGTGATCATGCTGACGGCCCGCGGCGACGAGTCGGATCGGGTCGTCGGTCTCGAGCTCGGCGCTGACGACTACATTCACAAACCCTTCAGTCCTCGGGAGCTCGTCGCGCGCCTGCGAGCCGTGTTGCGTCGGGCACAGCCCGAGGTCTCGGCGTCGCAGCTCAGTGTCTCGGGCGTCGAGGTCGACGTCGCGGCGCGCCGGGTGCGGGTGCGAGGCCACGAGGTGGAGCTCACGGCGCTGGAGTTGGACATCTTGGTGGCGCTGATGCGCCGTGCGGGCCGTGTGGTGCCTCGGGGCGCGCTGCTGGACGAGGCGGGGCGTAGCGAAATCGTCGGGGACCGCGCTGTCGACGTTCACATCTCCCACCTGCGGAAGAAGCTCGGGGATCAAGCGCCGATACGAACGGTTCGCGGCGTTGGCTACGTCTTCTCCCGCGAGGAATCGTGA